In a single window of the Littorina saxatilis isolate snail1 linkage group LG3, US_GU_Lsax_2.0, whole genome shotgun sequence genome:
- the LOC138962825 gene encoding uncharacterized protein, with translation MCTYCQVCESTGQKLFQEKPEEYAAWLVDHLDKCEVNYKGSSGMMEVEAARVIWRRSVNTNKLRYTTLLSDGDSKTFTELNDIRPYGEDIHIDKEECVNHVSKRLGTALRNMVTLTDCRKRGVTLGGRGRGQLTGNAIRKLQIYYNRAIRSNKDVCSMKKAIMASLYHCFSTDENPQHELCPAGESSWCFFQEALAKHQVPGPHKHLIHTPLNEEKLAAHLLPIYERLSEEHLLSRCVSGKTQNANECLHSLIWSRCAKDHFASRSRVEFAVLTAIREFNFGPAAAADSAQFFGFQTGHHMKRLGAARMHKRVRNSLKAVRDKQSKRRDKVRAAKSKRLEELVGSVSFRFRSTAWSPNPLQTFPPFLTFITKTPGTKYSNIIKNLPTTK, from the exons CAAGTGTGAGGTGAACTATAAAG gCTCATCAGGGATGATGGAGGTGGAAGCAGCCCGTGTCATATGGCGTCGATCGGTGAACACCAACAAGCTTCGCTACACAACACTTCTGTCGGACGGTGACTCCAAGACTTTTACAGAGCTCAACGACATCAGGCCCTATGGTGAGGATATTCACATTGACAAGGAAGAGTGTGTGAACCATGTGAGTAAACGACTTGGTACAGCTCTTCGCAACATGGTGACACTGACAGACTGCCGAAAGCGAGGGGTGACTCTTGGTGGACGTGGAAGGGGTCAGCTGACAGGCAATGCCATACGCAAGCTACAGATATACTACAACCGGGCAATTCGTAGCAACAAGGATGTGTGTAGCATGAAAAAAGCAATCATGGCATCACTGTACCATTGTTTTTCCACTGACGAAAATCCACAACATGAACTTTGTCCTGCTGGAGAGAGCTCGTGGTGTTTCTTTCAGGAAGCGCTGGCGAAGCACCAAGTTCCAGGTCCACACAAACACCTCATCCACACACCCCTCAATGAGGAGAAGTTAGCTGCACACCTGTTGCCCATTTATGAGAGACTTTCTGAAGAACACCTACTCAGCAGATGTGTTTCTGgcaagacacaaaatgccaatGAGTGTCTCCACAGCCTCATTTGGTCAAGATGTGCTAAGGACCACTTTGCTTCCCGCAGTCGTGTTGAGTTTGCAGTCTTGACTGCTATTAGAGAGTTCAACTTTggacctgctgctgctgccgactCTGCCCAGTTCTTCGGATTCCAGACTGGACATCACATGAAGAGGCTTGGAGCAGCCAGGATGCACAAGAGGGTGCGGAACAGTCTGAAGGCTGTGAGAGACAAGCAAAGTAAAAGGAGAGACAAAGTGCGGGCAGCCAAGTCAAAGAGACTGGAAGAACTTGTTGGGTCGGTGAGTTTCCGGTTCCGGTCGACAGCTTGGTCTCCCAATCCTCTCCAAACGTTTCCCCCTTTCTTGACCTTTATCACGAAGACACCCGGTACAAAGTACTCCAACATCATCAAGAACCTCCCTACTACTAAATGA